In Papaver somniferum cultivar HN1 unplaced genomic scaffold, ASM357369v1 unplaced-scaffold_117, whole genome shotgun sequence, the DNA window caattgtgggACTACTGTTAATGGGTTCTTCCTTTATAAAATCCATACATCCACAAAAATTGAAGTCTGGaaacccaatcaacttttgttgggtttgctaactaattataagacataagttaaaatagtatctcaaaattcttgatagctttcctgtaatttgttcttcgattctttaggcatttagttaacatatcaacaacttgtTATAAGTTTCGTATCATAATTAAGacgtaatgaagattaaatttatatcttctatccaacatgaaataaaatctgttaaatatgttattatctcaaaattccttgaacattcgatatatgccttatatgagagatttagtaatccatatgatattactatcacatggtaagcttcattAATATCATTTGTTTCAAAAAatatagagatatgcataaagtcaagatcactacttgtaggtagtatgtcttaacatacaagaccaagagtatgaatttctcccactgatcttgaggtatatgcataaatctgtaataatttcatccaaaacttgaaacatttatagttttgttgaatttcatataccattatgggaggatgcttaaatttcatattttgatttctaaaatttgtagactaaaatttatcattaataaaggctattttcacatttaagtaatgcaactcttaggtcatactgagctactaataatacttatgataattctgaataagtctttctttgacatgagagaaaaacttatttataatcaatgcatcgtttggcaataagtcttgctttataccgtttaaaattgctattacagtcgtattaggtcagaaagacccactttcatatacaactgatttgtgtctttcgagcaattgaacaatatccgagacttgaatttcaaccaatgattttttctcacatagcatcaatccattaatcaaaataattacacataatatttgtgaacctaaaaccgagtctttgccattccatatcaaaatgtaataaattcttgtaagaaaatcattgaaacaacatgaataactttctttcaatctctgttgagaccttcttaatgctggttcatgttgttatcaaaaaatttctttattggcAGTAGTTATATTATGGAGTATCGGATCACtaatttgtggtctttcattatctaacattctgataatgagaagattcacaatataATAAAGGGATCATTATCATGATTTCTTGAACAGATATATGCACGTACTCCCACTGATTATGCTATCATTAACGAATTTACATTTTCGGTTTCAATAAGTCTCATACTACGGTTAGAATGTTAAAGaataccatttggattatttaggaaaaccaatgaACTAATCATAGTTTCCAAATCCAATTTTCGTTTTTTGGAATGTAAGCCCTCACCTCCAACTGAACAGCCATAATTtaaaggtgatttaaactaggttttcagccattctagtccaaagtgtgtctttgaaacttCTTTACtcggaaatctatttaaattacacagTTGTTGAAAGAACATACATTCACTGATATGTGGTCATTATGCATAActcatcatgcttctaaccattttcataaaagtatgattttGCCTTTTGTTATACACCATTATGCCAAGGATAATTTGGCTTTGTGTATTgaaaaaaaattccaaatttTTGAAGATACTATgcaaaagatttaggatattatcctgttttgtaatacctttcacaatattcaccacctttgtcagactttatgattttcactttatCTATAATTGCCTCTCAAATTCAATCATGAATGTTCAAGAAAACATCCATAGATTGGGATTCATAATGCAATCGATAGATTTACACAGTAACGCGAAAAATTGTCgggtgataaacaattttatcttccaaaaattggaccattaaaagtctacaaaataatcataatcaacaattaataagaacaaaagctgaaatttataatagagataaatgacaattaagcttacaGTAGTTacataccttcaataagattctcctgtgagtaaaaccttatcaaggaacaatgtgagacatgaaaaacatcagtacatattttacattctcataaTTCAACATTACGTTTGTTAAATACTACAACTAGAATTACCTGTGGGAAACTCACGTCCtaaaatgtattaacaaactcgaataattctaaatatgttcaTCCTAATGTAATGTGAATTGTAGTCACCTGTGGGTGGAtattatttcacatgtatatgaaacatttgggtaaccttaatgcttgtttaaacGTGTGAACCAAAACTACTTGTGAGCAGCATTGTTCTAATCGTTAAATCAAACTAAAAATGACTCAAAATACACAATAGTTACAAGATAAGagtttagtatcactgtggtgataactaaactaTCCAGCAAATATGTACAATTGCAAATATCACACTAACTTTTCTTGTGATATTGCACAATCCCACTCAATAATATGGACATGCTTGATCTGATCATAAAATTAGTCGATTATAAACAATTATGAGTAGCCCTAAAACATTAATCACAAAAATTAATCCAAAAAGCATGTCATATAGAAAATATGAAAACATTAACCCCTTCATAGGaaaaatatccaaacatggtGAACATTTCTTAACCCAAAATTGAGCATTAAGCAAGTCTATAAGTATATTTCTATAATGAATTTcattgaagaaaaattctttgatgCATCACTAGTTTAATTTGATGCAAGTTTGAAAAATCATGATGAATAACACATATAATGTAGATTAAAGGTGTCAGAATAGGCAATGAACATcatatattttcacaaatatgaaGGAATTTATCCAAAAATAAACCTTAATTTCTATAGAATATGCAACAAGTTTTggataaaacaacataataaaaatacatataaaTTTAAAAATCCATAATAGGGTACTCAACTCGATAATGAGTTAATTAACGTAAATTTTATTTTATGCTTTTTTATAAGAAATGATGAAAACTTAAGCATAATTTACTTAATCATGATCTTTACTGTTATGTCTAGTAAATGCAGTCTAAATTGGCACTCAAGGTAGAAAATGTGGAGAAATGATACTAGACACTCATTAAGACGAAAAAATGATTCAGATCCATAATGTATAACCAAAAATCATATCCTTAAGTGTCTTCTTAAACATGTGAACTCGAATCACCTGTGGGTAATTGGCGTTCTCATACATTTAAGCAAAACAATATAGTAAGCACTTGACAATATAATGATTATGGCCAAAGAAATTGTTTGAAATCACTGTGGTGATCGCCAAACAATCTTAACAATAATGCCATTATCATAATAATTCCATAGTCGCTAAACCTCACCTTTACGGTTTGGCGAATTCCTGCTTACAATGACAATATGATTATTCCTTAAGATAAAAACACTCCAGTATACTGTGGTGATACTAAAGAGTCTCGTCATAATGATCTTGCGTACAATAATCTCGTTTAATAACAAAAAATAACGTCGGGAGAAAAAATCCTACCATGATGCACATACACATAAACCATATCATAATACACGCTCAAATCTAATAGTGTGAAAAATGGTTTCATTATAAAATCATTCGATAAAAATCAACTTAAATTGTGCATTAATATTATCGACAAAGCGGAAGCATATTGGTCGGTTCATATATTTCTGTAAGTAAGACCCCTACATAATTTTTTAGGCTTCATAGAATTTAGTTTTCGCTATAAACTGTTCCATTTATAATTTTGATTCTATAATGATCAAATTTAAACCATACTAAGTTTGAACCAGAGAACCAATAGAACGattctttcattcttctttttttttttttttttatattgataTCCAATTCTCTGAAAGTCAAAATGAACGGTACACAATAAGATTCAAAGGTCTATTTTACTATTAACTTGCATGTAAAATTAGACCCCAAACAAAACTGGACAGTATTTAGTATCATAATGAATACAAGCCAGGTAACCttagaaaaaataacaaacacgTTCATTTTTAAGTTGCAGACTTGCAGTTGAAAAATGCATATACATGATTATTGGGCTAGGCCCAATAGATAGTCGGTCAGTTGATTTTAATTTGTGCTTTTGACATGTACATAaccagtacatacacaaagagatttctcatTTCTTACGAGGTGATTTCTCAAGGATAAGACCCTACTCGGATCTGCTTAATCGTTGGATGGGATAAGTTGAGGCAGCTAAGAAGAATCGGTTACATTTTCAATCAATATGGAGAGAATTTAACGTAAGGAGGCCGTCACTTATTTGTATTTTAAATACCCAACTTAATGTGTAATAGTGGGTGCGTTTATGTGCGGACCCATTAATGTTTTTACTTTTAAACTTTATCACACAATAAACCACACAGGCCCGGAACGTTAGGTTAACTTAATCAACTCCGAATTTGATATTTTTCAAAAattaacaacaaaaaaattaaaccctAATCGGCCATTCGCTCATCAAGCCTAGGCACACAACGCACTATTGGAATCAAAGTTAAAGAATCTTCTTTTGAGTGTTCGTGATTCAGAGAACATGATTTTGCACTTATATTTTAAAGATATTCCATCAATATGCATATTTTCTCTGTATGTTTAATTTCGATTTAAGTTTCAAGAACGGACAATCATAACAACATCTTGACCCTAAAATATATAGAACTGGATGTGAATGTAGTCgcagaaaaaaaacaaacaagtcaTTGTATATTATCAATGGACGATCATGAGTTCTAAACATAAGTTCTAGATGCCAACTATAAGAATTTATTTTATAGATCGTTAattaggatcgttgaacttcatgataatcataCAATCAAATACACAAAGATTAGTTTATACGGAATACCTGATAGCGTTAATCCATCTCACGCCGATCATCTTTTGCAGCGGTAATACCTTGTGGAGTtcttggtttctccttcttgacctCATACGTTATGAATAGTTAAATTCTCGAACACAATACCGATGGCTATTGTGTTTCTCTTATAGGCAGAAGGAGGACCAAATTCCTAGGGTTTAGTTAATAgcattagatctcgaccgtccatcaaaaaAGAGATATTAGGAATAATAATCTCGTAAAGGAAACCGAATATAAGTATAACAATAATGTATTACCAAAATTATTACATGGGCCCAAAAAAATATTTCTAGTCATACAAAATATTCTTACAATTTTCACTTCCAGCCTGCAAAGAGTTTTTCACTCTTACTGAAGGGGAACTTTTGATGATTACAAGCAAGAAGAGAGAAATAGCTAAATTTAGTATAGTTCTTATTCTCATCAGCACCAAGATCACCACTTAAatcttataaataaaaccactACTGCATAACAACATTCCCAAAATCTAACAAATCTGACAATGACAACAGATACCCAAAAATTGGGGATTCAGATCAAAAAAATCATATTATTTAGAAATTTGGTATTAAATCTGGAAACTCAATCGTTTGAAAATCCAAAATTTAAATCTCGTTTCCTAACTAATTTCTGGTTACATTCCTGAATTTAatttaaaaattacaaaatttGGTTAAATTGATAGAAAATTCCACCCACGCGAAAGTCTGAATCTTTACTTAGATTTGTAATCCACGCTCTCACGGCAGAAGGATACTGGTTAGCTTATGCAATCTTTCGATAGCTTTCCATACGGAGACAAGCTAGGTTATGAAGTCGATGGATAAAGAAGGATCATGCAGCACAAGAACACCAACAGACCAGATTAATCTTGCGACCCCATTTCCGACTTACTTTGAGAGGAGAGATCTTTAGAAGTAGGTTGATGTTCCCGATAGAGAGTGTAGCTAGTTTataaagaaaaaccctaaagtgcGCCCTTATCCTTCTCAAGGGCACTAAAACCTCAACGCAGTGAAACGAGAGGCCCGCCGGTTTGGCCGATGTTCATCTATAATTTGATTCCATCGATCAGCACAATATCGCCAAGTGGTTAACTAAACGAGTTTGGTAATTTAATAAAACATAAGATACTCGATCGCGTGAAAATTCAAGCTTTACATAACACCAAAATTAATATTATCTTGGTAGCCCTTTCTTACCTCCGCTTAATGATATGTATATGATATGTCTGGTATCCCTTTTATAAATCGTGGGTTTTATATTAATGGTGATATGATGCTCGTCCATAAaccgtttcttttttttttggaattgttgCCCAAATGATTACCAGTGTCATACTTTTTCATGCTAAAAAGAAATTGTTGCCCAAATGATTACCATTTTTTTTCTGAAATTGTTGCccaaatgaaaaagaaattgtTTCCCATATTTTTTATGAGCACTAGTTAGTTTAAtcattaaaccaaaaacctagaaGTCAACTTATTAGTTTAAACGGGAGGTTTGAGACGGTCATTTGCTGGATGGTAAATTCGTTGGCATTGTTTGGTCAATCTGGCTGtataaaatctgatatcaaagacttaatgaacacAAACGTAACTCAAACAAATCTCTTCTATTGATATAAATATACTCATGGCTTAATAGCTTATTTATAttttaacaaacttgactctcaagcaaagaatctttcttaacATATGAAACTCTAAATAAAGATACTTCTAGAATATTCTAAACTCTATACGTAACCAAACTTCTAATACTGGTAAACTAGTTTCTCAAGTTTACTATACGTTTACAATAACTGGTGTCAACTTCTACTGGTTGCATACACGTACGACTTCAACTCATGTTGGTTGCTTCCACTTAATACTTTACTCAGACGGCATCAACTACTCCTAGTTGCTTCCATAATACCGCATCAACTTCACTTAGTTCCTTCCATATAacaacatcaacttcttcttgtttcttCACTAAAACATCATCAACTACGTTTAGTTGCTTCCACCAACTATATCTTGGTTTAATCTTCAACATACTCCTTTAAATCAAGATATTTTTTACTAATCATTCCAAGTTTTCCACGCAAATAGATGAAGGTATTAGACTTcaaagactttgtaaaaatgtcAGCCACTTGATTTTTACTTTCACAAAATTCTACAGCTATCTCCTTATTGTTGACAAGCTCTCTGATGTAAGGACATTTAATATCAATGTGCTTACTCCTTCCATGAAGCACTGGATTCTCTGTTAACAAGATTGAAGACTTATTATCACATATTATTGTTGTAGGTGTAATCCGCTCATTGAAAAGAGACTTCAGGATCATCCTCAGCCAAACATCTTGTGTGGCACAATTGCCAGAAGCTATGTATTCAGCTTCTGTTGTAGACAAGGAAACAACTTGTTgcttctttgatgaccaagaaaagaatCTTGTTCCTAAATGGAATGCATACCCTTATGTCCTCTTCCCTCCTTCAGTATCTCCAACCCAATCACTATCTGTATAACCAACTAACTTAGGATTTTCTGAAACTGTGTAAAAAATTCCCAAACTAGTTGTTCCTCTGACATACTTCAAAATTcgttttgcagcttgtaaatgTGATTGTCTTGGTAACTCCATAAACCTACTAACTAACCCAACAACATAcataatgtctggtcttgtagCAGTTAAGTATCTGAGACATCTAATAAGACTTTTAAAGTCTGTTGAATTCACAAGTTCTCCTGATTCATCTTTTGTTAGCTTCAACCTCTCTTCTATTGGATTgcaattatccatcttgaaacgcttAAGAATTCCTCTGCATATCTCTGCTGATTAATAAAGACGCCTCTTTCTGTTTGTTGTACTTCAATTCCCAGAAAGTATGACATTAACCCAAGATCTGTCATCTCAAATTCtttcaccatatcctccctgaattccttgatcatctctggGCTATTCCCAGTAAAAATAAGATCATATACATATAAACAAACTATAATATGCTTTCCAAGTGAATCAACTTTCAAATATAGTgtatgctcatgtggacatcttgtgaaacctttctcaatgAAGTATGAATCTGTTCTTGTAACCAAGCACGTGGAGCTTGTTTTGAATCATACAAAGCTTTATTTAGCTTGTACACTTGATTCTCATTCCCCTCCATAACATAACCTGCTGGTTGCTCAATATATACTTCTTCTTCTAGTACACCATTCAAGAATGCACTCTTCACATCCATCTGAAATTTTTTCCAATGCTTCTGAGCAACTAGATAAATGATCATCCTAACTGTATCAagtcttgcaactggtgcaaagacTTCAGAATAATTTATTCCTTGTTTTTTCTTATATCCTTAAGCAATTAacctttctttcaatttatcaacTTCACCATCTGATTTATACTTTGTCTTGTAAACCCATTTAACTCCTATTGCTTTCTTTCCTTGTGGAAGTTCAGTAAGTTCCCATGTATTGTTCTTCTCTATTGAGTTTATATCAGCTTCCACTGCTTGTACCCATCCATTATTTTTAGAGGCTTCTTCATAAACAACAGGATCACAATCTCCATATAAAGCAAAATTAATCTCTTCCTGATCAGTATCATCATTATCTGTTGATATCACATAATCCTTCAATCTTGCTGGTATGACATATTTTCTTGTTGGTCTTGCATTCTCTTGTTGTGGTGTTACATCAGTTCTTACCTCTTCAGTTCTTGCTTCTTCAGTTCTTCTTTCTACTTGTTGTTCAATAACTTCATCTTgagtatttatttgttcttcaactACTATTGGAACTGTTCTGACATTTTCTCTTGTTGAGATGGTTGCATTCCAATTCcactgagaatcttcatcaaatATTACATCTCTACTAATAACTATTTTCCCTGTTACAGGATTGAAAAGTTTATATCCTTTGGTTACTGAACTATAACCAACAAGAATACAGTTTTCACTCTTATCATCTAATTTCTTCTTGAGTTCTTTAGGTATATGTGCATAAGCAATACACCCAAAAACTctcagatgtcttacacttggtTTTGCACCTCTCCAAGCTTCTTCTGGTGTTTTATTATTCAGAGTATTTGTTAGACATCTGTTAAGTAAATAGATTGTTGTATCAACTGCGTAACTCCAGAAGTTCTTTGGcaatttttttgttcttcttatagttcttgccatctccattatagttttattctttctctctgcaacatcattttgttgaggtgtatatctAGCTGTTAACTAATGTAGAATACCATGTTCTTCCATAAAACTATAAATAACTGTATATTTtgttcctctatcagttcttaatATGTTGATGCTCTTTCCAATCTGCTTCTCAACATATGCTTTAAAGCTTATATAAGCATGAAAAGCATcactcttttgtctaagaagataTACCCAAGCCTTtttactaaaatcatcaataaaggttatgaaatagttattacctccatgtgatgTGACTTTAATAGGACCACAAAGATCACTATGTACAATCTCCAACTGTTGTTCTGCTCTTCTAGCTTTGTTCATTGGGAATGGATATCTGTGTTGCTTTCCAAAAATAGAATTCTCACACCTTGATTCTGGAAGCTCTATAGCAGGTAGACCTGACACCATCTCCTTTTTagataaagtttgcaaactgttaaagttTACATGACCCATTCTATTGTGCCACAACCAACTTTGATTGTTTTCATGAGTACCATAAGAATTTGTACTACGATATTGAATATTCAAAGAAAACAATCTGTTCTTAGTCATCTGCACTCTTGCAATAAGTCTTCTATATCTATCTCATATTGAACATACTTCATTGAATATGTTCATAGAATAACCTCTCTCTGATAGATGTCCCATGCTCAACAAGTTCTGATGCAGACCTGGTACATAAAATACATCCATGACGTATGTTTTTGAACCATTTTAAAGAATTATTCCAATTCTTCCTTTTCCCATAACTGGTATGGTAGAATTATTACCAAACTTAACAATTGATCTTACAGATTCATCAAGATTATCAAACAATTCTTTTCTTCCACACATGTGATTGCTGCACCCTGTATCTAAATACCACTTCTGATGAAGTTGTTCTTCAGCTGTGTGACAAGCTAGCAACAAATTCTCATCttgcacttcttcttcttcttcttcttgtgctATGTTTGCCTTGAAGTTTAACTTATATTTGTTAGCAATTGTTTTTCTAGGTTTTGTACATGCAGTGGCAAAGTGTCCAAAAATCCCACAATTATAACACTTCACCTTTGATATATCTGTTGGTTTTCTACCTTGATAGCTTTCATTATTAAGTCTTCCTCCAGTGTTGTTTCTTCCTTGATAACCTCCATTGCTAGGTCTTCCTCCAGAACTTGAATTTCCTTATTTGTTATTCCATGTGACTTGACTTTGTAGTGATTCTTCTACTGTTTGTGCAGCAGTTGTTTTTTCAAGTAGTCTCTGCTCATAAGCTTGTAACGAACCTAATAGCTCATTAAGAGTCATAGTTGCAGCAGTATTACACTCTTCTATGGAAGTTACTTTTTCTTCAAACTTCTCAGGCaagcttcttaatcttttcaacaACTGCTCAATCTTCTACAGTATCACCATTAGActtcatctcattgacaagattcaatgtctttgagaaaaatTCTGATATTTTTTCAGTAGCTTCCATCTGCAATAATTCATACtttctttttagggtttgtaataTAACCTTCTTCACCTTGTCAGACCCTGTGTAATAGCTAACCAAACCATCCCATGCTGCTTTAGCTTGTTTAATATAAATAACTCTGTCCATAAGAGATTCATGAACACCTTGATGAAGAATATAGGTTGCTTTCGAGTTATTCTTCCTATTTGCTGTTAAAGCAGTTTGTTGTTCTGCTGTTAAAGCAACTCCTTCTACTAGTTCAACATAACCATCTTTCACAATCTCCCATACCTCTTGGTATCTGAAAATATTCTCCATTTGTAACCTCCAATGTTCAAAGTTATTTCCTTCAAACACTGGCACCTTGATTGAACTTAAACTCGTCATCTTTTTCAACGTAACTTCTCATACCCATAGCCTTAGAGTTTGGtaccagtgctctgataccagatgtagaaaatctgatatcaaagacttaatgaacacAAACGTAACTCAAACAAATCTCTTCTATTGATATAAATAAACTCATGgcttaacagcctatttatagtttaacaaacttgactctcaagcaaagactctttcctaatatatcaaactctaaataaagataCTTATAGAATATTCTAAACTCTATACATGAATTTTATACATAACCAAACTTCTAATACTGGTAAACTTGTTTCTCAAATTTACTATACGTTCACAATAACCGGAGTCAACTTGTACTGGTTGCCTCCACGTACGACTTCAACTCCTGTTGGTTGCTTCCACTTAATACTTTACTCAGACGGCATCAACTACTCCTAGTTGTTTCCATAATACCGCATCAACTTCACTTAGTTGCTTCCATGTAACagcatcaacttcttcttgtttctttactAAAACAACATCAACTACGTTTAGTTGCTTCCACCAACTATATCTTGGTTTAATCTTCAACACTGGCTGAAGAACGATGGCAAAGAAAAGAGGTTGGTCGAAAGAAATGATCATAATTGAGATCAAGAGATACATTTTTCAATGGGGTTCAGTTCTTAAGTGGTTAACAGGGATCAATCTCAATGACCTGATTTTCAATTGGGAAGCAATTTTTGTATAAAGCAGTAACCTTGGCTGTTAGACTGTAGTATGGGTTTGAGCTGTAGCGTGGATTTGGGATGAATCCATTGGAGCTCaagttgtaattttcttttttccttttcttttaataAAATTTTACCCCTttcgtctaaaaaaaaaaaaatcgttggcATTGACAGTTTCAGGTGCGACTTTTGAACGGTGGAATTGTGACATTTGAACTACTCCAGGTTGGTGGATTTACTTTCCTTTATTCTCAATATATTTGCAATACGGGTGCTTGTGGTGGTTCACATGTTCTTCTAGGTTGGTTATTAGCATTAATTTGTTGTATGTGTACGTGAAGATATACATGTTACGTTCAAGGAAGTGGTAGTTTTATGTTGCAAATGGATGTGTACACTCGAGCAACAACACATTAACACAATTTTTTTTGACTAGAAACAACTTCCAGGAGAAGGTCGTCCTACTGATAATAACGACGTTCCAAGTCCTACTGATAAGGATGCACCAAGTTGTCCCACTGAAGATGTTCCAAGGGCGCTGAAACAAAAGGTCTTGGCAGGTTGTTTTGAATAGGTGAGATTGACATTGTGTAATTTGATTCGGTTGCACGGGGTAGTTGCACTACAATGAAATCTAATGGCAATTGGTGTTGCCGATGTTCCACTTATATTTAAGTATGTCACCCCACTGATCTTGACTCCAGAATTCTGATACAAGACAAGTTAAAACACAAGTTAGGTGAATTCATTTTATGACCGGACATTTCAAGCCAAGCAATTTAACTAGTAGTTCTTACCTGGTCAGAGCAGCCCTTGGTACCGGGGCAATAAATCTGATCAATAATGATAGGGTTCCTAACATTATTCATAATGATGTTTTGATAAAGAACGTTTTTTACGAAACCATCACTTGGTTTCGGCCATGTTTTGATCCGTAATCCATTATCCGATCCAGTGAAGGTTACATCTTTTACTGTAATTCCTTCCACCCCTGCTTCGTTCGGATTTCTGGCCAAACTTCCTATACTGCACATACAACCATGCATGAATGAAACTCACCAAGTCAGTTAAGAAAAATGACGCAAGTGTAAACATGCATATTGACGTACGTACCTAATTCCATGTCCAGGTCCACATGCTACGCGTTGAACCAGTACATTTTTGGTGCCAGGACCAATCGCAATACAATCATCACCTGTTCTGATGCTTGAATCAATGATTGTTACACCAGTTGATGATTGTATATCTATACCATCTGTGTTAGGGCTTTGATCAGGTGCAATAAGAATCACCTTTTTAACCTTCATATTATTGCAACCATTGATAGCTATATGAGCCCTTTGGCTATCAACAGATACAATACCACTGACTCTGCCATTTTTGATACTGTTGAACGTCAGCGACTGTATATACAGACATTGAAAAACCATGTCAAATGCGTGAACACCTAATTGGACTGGATATTGTTAAGAATTTATATGTACATACCGTAGCACCTTGTGGGCAATTTGCACCAGATCTCTTGCAATCCCACAACTGAGATCCGCGTGCATCCAGAATCCCACCGTTAATGGTTAAACCATCAATGCCTTGGAATAATACCCAGTTGCCGTAATTACCAATGTCCCAATAATTCCTAGGAGGCGCCTGAATTTTACCATCAATTTGAACTGTAACTCTTGCACTTTTACAAGGACCACCAAAAGCGATTGTGTTAACCAAATAAGTTCCACGAGGTATCCACATTGTTGCTGGTGCTACAGACCTGCAAGCTAAAGACCATACTTGTAAGAAAGGTTTCGTCGAATCAGTTCCATTATTTGGTTTTGCCCCAAAATCTAGTACATTATAAGTAGCTGCATTAGCGCATAATGGAAACATGGTAAGGAAAACTACGAGCTTAAGAGATAATAAGATGATTATCTTAGCCATTTTAGGTTATACTTAAGACTTTAGAGAGAAGAGAATAGAAGGAGGGTGTGACTTTGAGTTGATGATAGAACTAGTGAATATAGATGTAGTTATAGACCGTTggaatgtatatatatatatatatatcatcggTAGAAAGGTTGGTGTGATGTATAGCAAGTACTATTGGTTGTCCTGAACAGATCATTTTGAGGTCGA includes these proteins:
- the LOC113329819 gene encoding polygalacturonase-like, whose protein sequence is MAKIIILLSLKLVVFLTMFPLCANAATYNVLDFGAKPNNGTDSTKPFLQVWSLACRSVAPATMWIPRGTYLVNTIAFGGPCKSARVTVQIDGKIQAPPRNYWDIGNYGNWVLFQGIDGLTINGGILDARGSQLWDCKRSGANCPQGATSLTFNSIKNGRVSGIVSVDSQRAHIAINGCNNMKVKKVILIAPDQSPNTDGIDIQSSTGVTIIDSSIRTGDDCIAIGPGTKNVLVQRVACGPGHGISIGSLARNPNEAGVEGITVKDVTFTGSDNGLRIKTWPKPSDGFVKNVLYQNIIMNNVRNPIIIDQIYCPGTKGCSDQNSGVKISGVTYLNISGTSATPIAIRFHCSATTPCNRIKLHNVNLTYSKQPAKTFCFSALGTSSVGQLGASLSVGLGTSLLSVGRPSPGSCF